Genomic DNA from Azospirillum brasilense:
TGCGGCAGAGCACGATGGTCGAGGTGCCCATGGTGTCGGCGGCCAGACGGGCGGCGTTCAGCGTGCGGATGTGCTGCTGCGTGGGGATCAGCACCTTGCCGCCGAGATGGCCGCACTTCTTCTCGGACGCGAGCTGGTCCTCGAAGTGGACGCCCGCGGCGCCGGCCTTGATCATCGCCTTCATCAGTTCGAAGACGTTCAGCGGGCCGCCGAAGCCGGCCTCGGCATCCGCGATGATCGGCGCGAACCAGTAGGTGTCGCCCTTGCCCTCGGCGGTCTGGATCTCGTCCGCGCGCTTGAAGGTGTTGTTGATGCGCTCGACCACCGCCGGCACCGAGTTGGCCGGGTACAGGCTCTGGTCCGGGTACATCTGGCCGGCCAGGTTGGCGTCGCCGGCGACCTGCCAGCCCGACAGGTAGATGGCCTTCAGGCCGGCCTTCACCGCCTGCATCGCCTGGTTGCCGGTCAGGGCGCCCAGCGTGTTGATGTACGGCTCGGTGTTCAGCAGTTCCCACAGGCGCTGCGCGCCCAGTTCCGCCAGCGTGTACTCGATCTTGACCGAGCCGCTGAGGCGCTTCACGTCGTCCTGGGTGTAATCGCGCTTGATGCCTTCGAAGCGCGCGGCGCGGAGAGCGGCCTTGGTCTTTTCATCGAGCGACATGGTCGTTTTCCTTCTTTTCGTCACCGTTGCGCTGCTTTTGAGCGCTTGCCCTGACAAAACAACTAAAACGACCTTCGCTGCCTTGCAACATGCCCTTGTTTGTAAAAGGGTCTGTTTGTAAACTGCCGTCTGAAAAGTTCTGTAAATCGGTAAATATTGTAAATCGGCTCAGCTGGAGTTCGGACGGCCATGGACAAGAAGGCGATGCTGGGTCCGAAGGTGCGTCGGCTGCGCCGCGACCATGGGCTGACCCAGGCCCAGATGGCCGAGCAGCTCGGCATTTCCCCCAGCTACCTGAACCTGATCGAGCACAACCAGCGCCCGGTCACCGTGCCGCTGCTGCTGAAGCTGGGCCAGAATTTCGGGGTGGACCTGCAGAGCTTCGCCGAGGACGAGGAGAGCCGCCTCGTCGCCGGGCTGCGTGAGGTCTTCGCCGACCCGCTGTTCGACGGCTCCGACATCAAGAACCAGGACTTCCGCGAGCTGGCGGCGGTCGCCCCGACGCTGGGGCAGGCGGTGGTGGCGCTCTATCGGGCTTTCCGCACCAGCCGCGACGACCTGCAGACCCTGTCGGAACGGGTGGCCGACCGCGAGAAGCTGCATTTGGTCCAGACCTCCTCCTTCCCGCAGGACGAGGTGCGCGACCTCTTCCAGGCCCATTCCAACCATTTCGCCGAGTTGGAGGCGGCGGCGGAGGAGCTGTGGCAGGAGGGCCGGCTGGAGAAGGGCGACCTCTACCGGGGCCTGACCGACTATCTGCTGAACAATCACAGCGTCCGCGTCCGGCTGCTGCCGTCCGACATCATGGGCTATGCGGTGCGCCGCTTCGACCGGCACGGGCGGCGCATCCTGCTGTCGGAGATGCTGGCGCCGTCCGGACGCAACTTCCAGCTCGCCTGCCAGATCGCCCTGCTGCGCCATCGCGACCTGCTGAACCAGATCGTCGAGTCGTCCGGCCTGACCGGCGACGAGGCACGGCGCTTGGCCCGCATCGGGCTGGCCAACTATTTCGCGGCGGCGGTGCTGATGCCCTACGCCCGCTTCTGGGAGGCGGCCAATCAGGTTCGATACGACATCGAAATATTGCGGCGCCGGTTCGACGCCTCGTTCGAGCAGGTCTGCCAGCGGCTGACCACTCTGCAGCGTCCGGGGGCGAAGGGCGTTCCCTTCTTCCTGATGCGGGTGGACAGCGCCGGCAACGTGTCCAAGCGCTTTTCCGGGGCCGGCTTCCATCTGGCCCGTTTCGGCGGCGGCTGCGCCCGCTGGATTGTCTACGAGGCCTTCCGCACGCCGGGAAAAATCCACAGCCAGCTGGCCCAGATGCCCGACGGCACCACCTATTTCTCCATCGCCCGCACGGTGGTGAAGGCCGGCGGCGGCTTCCGCAGCCCGCCGCAGCAGTTCGCCATCGCGCTGGGCTGCGATCTCCAGCACGCGGCGCAGATCACCTATGCGGACGGCGTGGATCTCGAAAACACCGAGGCGGCGACGCCCATCGGTGTGAATTGCCGGCTCTGTCCGCGGCTGGACTGCTCGCAGCGCGCCTTCCCGCCGCTGAACCATCGCCTGATTGTCGATGAGAATCTGCGGGGTTTGTCGCCCTATCTCTTCGCCCCTCCGGCCGGAGAGTAAGGCCATTTATTTTGCAACACCGTCTTGTGGTAACCAAAAAGCCACAACAAAATTGTTGGTATAAATTAGTGGTCTGTTGACGAATTTATTGTTAAAGAGATGTGCTGCAATGCGGCACGGCTTGGCTTCTGAAACGACACCGGCCACAGCATGCCGGTCACCGAAACGGACCTGCGGATTCCATGAGCAATCTGATTCATGAGCGCGTCCTGCGCGTTCACCACTGGACGGACACGCTGTTCAGCTTCACCACCACGCGCGATCCCTCGTTCCGTTTCGATCCCGGACAGTTCACCATGATCGGCCTGGAGGTGAACGGCCGGCCGCTGCTGCGCGCCTACAGCCTGGTCAGCGCCAGCTACGAGGAGACGCTGGAGTTCTTCTCGATCAAGGTGCAGGACGGCCCGCTGACCTCGCGCCTCCAGCACCTCAAGGAAGGCGACACGCTGCTGGTCAACCGCAAGGCGACGGGCACGCTGGTCACCGACAACCTGCTGCCGGGCCGCAACCTGTACCTGCTCAGCACCGGCACCGGCCTCGCCCCGTTCCTCAGCATCATCAAGGACCCGGAGATGTACGCCCGGTTCGACAAGGTGATCCTGACCCACACGACGCGTACGGTGGGCGAGCTGGCGTACGGCGACATCATCAACACCGTCCTGCCGGAGAACGAGTTCTTCGGGGAGGACGTGAAGCAGAAGCTGATCTATTACCCGACCGTAACGCGCGAGCCGTTCCGCAACCAGGGCCGCATCACCGACC
This window encodes:
- a CDS encoding helix-turn-helix domain-containing protein, with amino-acid sequence MDKKAMLGPKVRRLRRDHGLTQAQMAEQLGISPSYLNLIEHNQRPVTVPLLLKLGQNFGVDLQSFAEDEESRLVAGLREVFADPLFDGSDIKNQDFRELAAVAPTLGQAVVALYRAFRTSRDDLQTLSERVADREKLHLVQTSSFPQDEVRDLFQAHSNHFAELEAAAEELWQEGRLEKGDLYRGLTDYLLNNHSVRVRLLPSDIMGYAVRRFDRHGRRILLSEMLAPSGRNFQLACQIALLRHRDLLNQIVESSGLTGDEARRLARIGLANYFAAAVLMPYARFWEAANQVRYDIEILRRRFDASFEQVCQRLTTLQRPGAKGVPFFLMRVDSAGNVSKRFSGAGFHLARFGGGCARWIVYEAFRTPGKIHSQLAQMPDGTTYFSIARTVVKAGGGFRSPPQQFAIALGCDLQHAAQITYADGVDLENTEAATPIGVNCRLCPRLDCSQRAFPPLNHRLIVDENLRGLSPYLFAPPAGE
- the aceA gene encoding isocitrate lyase, which produces MSLDEKTKAALRAARFEGIKRDYTQDDVKRLSGSVKIEYTLAELGAQRLWELLNTEPYINTLGALTGNQAMQAVKAGLKAIYLSGWQVAGDANLAGQMYPDQSLYPANSVPAVVERINNTFKRADEIQTAEGKGDTYWFAPIIADAEAGFGGPLNVFELMKAMIKAGAAGVHFEDQLASEKKCGHLGGKVLIPTQQHIRTLNAARLAADTMGTSTIVLCRTDAESAQLITSDVDERDHPFIDFDAGRTSEGFFRLKKGTGVDHCIARGLSYAPYSDLLWWETSRPNLEEAKRFAEAIRKEFPNKLLAYNCSPSFNWKANLDEADIAKFQREIGAMGYKFQFVTLAGFHSLNYSAFKLAKGYAARGMAAYSELQEAEFAAEAEGYTATKHQREVGTGYFDAVATAISGGQSSTTAYKDSTEADQFH
- a CDS encoding ferredoxin--NADP reductase; translated protein: MSNLIHERVLRVHHWTDTLFSFTTTRDPSFRFDPGQFTMIGLEVNGRPLLRAYSLVSASYEETLEFFSIKVQDGPLTSRLQHLKEGDTLLVNRKATGTLVTDNLLPGRNLYLLSTGTGLAPFLSIIKDPEMYARFDKVILTHTTRTVGELAYGDIINTVLPENEFFGEDVKQKLIYYPTVTREPFRNQGRITDLIRNGKLFADVGLAPFDREVDRVMICGSPAMLDETSGIMDELGFSMGHNGEPGHYVIEKAFVER